Proteins from a genomic interval of Paenibacillus sp. FSL H8-0048:
- a CDS encoding NAD(P)/FAD-dependent oxidoreductase: MKNLENADAAANVNVSDTANADVVIIGGGPAGLNAALMLGRARKRTMVIDAGRPRNAVTREAHGFLTRDGIAPFELRRIAIEQLRAYPSVSHIEDTITSVTGEDGAFLLETASGLKITSKKLLFAAGMKDRRLDIPGLAEVYGKSAFVCPYCDGWELRDQPLVVISRGAALMHLAPLLYGWTKQFAVCTNGPDELTEAEREELRAHDIPLYDAPIREISSREGKVNHVKLIDGTEIPCSGIFFKPELAPGTDLPESLGCGITEMGVLEVNEFAQTSVPGIYAAGDAATMMHQSIAAAASGAVAAAAVNGELNREAWKAGLA; this comes from the coding sequence ATGAAGAACCTGGAAAACGCTGATGCAGCAGCAAATGTAAATGTATCAGATACAGCGAACGCTGATGTAGTCATTATCGGAGGAGGGCCTGCGGGGCTTAATGCTGCGCTGATGCTGGGCCGGGCACGCAAACGGACGATGGTTATAGATGCCGGGCGTCCGCGTAATGCGGTCACCCGGGAAGCGCATGGCTTCCTGACCCGGGACGGGATTGCTCCGTTTGAACTCCGGCGGATTGCCATCGAGCAACTTCGGGCTTATCCGTCCGTCTCTCATATTGAAGATACCATAACGTCTGTTACTGGCGAGGATGGAGCCTTCCTGCTGGAGACAGCTTCAGGGCTTAAGATTACCAGCAAGAAGCTGCTGTTCGCCGCAGGCATGAAGGATCGCAGGCTGGACATTCCGGGACTTGCCGAGGTGTACGGGAAAAGCGCCTTTGTCTGTCCGTACTGCGATGGCTGGGAATTAAGAGATCAGCCGCTGGTGGTCATCAGCAGAGGGGCTGCACTCATGCATCTGGCACCGTTGTTATACGGTTGGACGAAGCAGTTCGCGGTCTGCACGAATGGACCCGATGAGCTCACAGAAGCGGAACGCGAGGAATTGCGAGCTCACGATATCCCATTATACGATGCCCCGATTCGTGAGATTTCTTCCAGGGAGGGCAAGGTTAATCATGTGAAGCTTATCGATGGAACAGAAATTCCGTGTAGCGGTATCTTCTTCAAGCCCGAGCTGGCTCCGGGAACGGATCTGCCGGAATCCCTGGGCTGCGGGATAACCGAGATGGGCGTCCTTGAAGTTAACGAGTTCGCTCAGACCAGCGTACCTGGGATATACGCCGCCGGGGATGCCGCCACCATGATGCATCAATCTATCGCTGCTGCCGCATCAGGCGCAGTGGCTGCTGCTGCGGTGAATGGCGAATTGAACCGGGAAGCCTGGAAGGCCGGGCTTGCATAA
- a CDS encoding AIR synthase related protein: MKPQVQRIRDLTIVRRGGGRLLVIGCDSSASIGNKPMDAVQTPPAVAGYYAARVAVMEVLSVGAEVLTVIDTLAVEKEPTGNEIIRGIRKLLEEAGLTAAHVNGSTEDNFVTCQTGIGITVIGDSDETQLKVGCSRIGDCIVMLGELLVGSAVLEQEASQCTIRQLQLLAAAPEVHDIHPVGSKGAGYESELLAELNGCGFQPVPGIADKLQASGGPATAVIFAAEERKIRELQSRIGGKMEIIGYLQA; the protein is encoded by the coding sequence ATGAAACCGCAAGTTCAGCGAATCCGTGATCTGACTATAGTGCGGAGAGGGGGAGGCCGCTTGCTGGTCATCGGCTGTGATTCCAGCGCCAGCATCGGGAATAAGCCGATGGATGCCGTGCAGACCCCGCCTGCTGTTGCAGGCTATTATGCGGCCAGAGTTGCAGTAATGGAGGTATTGTCTGTGGGGGCGGAGGTCTTAACGGTCATCGATACCCTGGCGGTAGAAAAGGAGCCTACAGGAAATGAGATTATCCGGGGCATCCGCAAGCTGCTTGAGGAAGCCGGATTGACTGCCGCCCACGTGAACGGCAGTACCGAGGATAATTTCGTGACCTGCCAGACCGGTATCGGAATCACTGTGATTGGGGACTCGGATGAGACGCAGTTGAAGGTGGGGTGTTCACGTATTGGGGATTGTATAGTGATGCTGGGCGAACTGCTGGTAGGAAGCGCTGTTCTGGAGCAGGAAGCAAGCCAGTGTACCATCCGGCAGCTTCAGCTTCTGGCAGCTGCGCCGGAGGTCCATGACATTCACCCGGTCGGATCTAAGGGAGCAGGATATGAATCAGAGCTGCTCGCGGAGCTGAACGGCTGCGGCTTCCAGCCGGTGCCTGGAATAGCCGATAAGCTACAGGCATCCGGGGGGCCGGCGACAGCGGTGATTTTTGCGGCAGAGGAACGTAAGATTAGAGAACTTCAGTCCAGAATAGGCGGCAAGATGGAGATTATCGGTTATTTGCAGGCATAA
- a CDS encoding AraC family transcriptional regulator, whose product MNPDHYEFTLAINLTPDEQDMSVLFSGEGRPLPGHTIGPSVHDFYLIHTVLEGGGLFECGMFTAECRAGDTFVIMPGSLFSYKADPDIPWHYAWVALQGIGVLDLLRAVGITREQPFLSSGNVPELHSLYERIRLSFKQSAYPRLESLEASGWARLLLHQFGRDNLSALPPNPSGMPEMIDRQIDQAIRWISLQYHQQISIDHLASSLGYHRVHLSKAFKQRTGLSPKQFLLKIRMDKARELLGSMLTIEQVASSVGFNDALYFSKQFRKAAGMPPSEYRAGLRNGNDKDTGGSKL is encoded by the coding sequence ATGAATCCGGATCATTACGAGTTCACTCTGGCCATTAACCTGACGCCGGATGAGCAGGATATGTCCGTGCTGTTCAGCGGCGAGGGGAGACCGCTTCCCGGACATACCATTGGACCGTCCGTACATGATTTCTACTTAATACATACCGTTCTGGAGGGCGGAGGCCTCTTCGAGTGCGGGATGTTCACGGCCGAGTGCCGGGCGGGAGATACCTTCGTGATTATGCCCGGGTCCTTATTCAGCTATAAGGCTGACCCGGATATTCCGTGGCATTATGCGTGGGTAGCCCTGCAGGGGATCGGTGTTCTGGATCTGCTTAGAGCTGTGGGCATTACCAGGGAGCAGCCCTTTCTGTCTTCCGGCAACGTACCTGAATTGCACAGCTTATATGAACGTATCCGCTTGTCATTCAAGCAATCCGCATATCCGCGGCTGGAGAGTCTGGAGGCGTCAGGCTGGGCACGGCTGCTGCTGCATCAGTTCGGACGGGATAATTTAAGCGCCTTGCCGCCGAATCCGTCCGGGATGCCGGAGATGATCGACCGGCAGATCGACCAGGCGATCCGCTGGATCTCGCTGCAATACCATCAGCAGATCAGCATCGATCATCTCGCGTCCTCGCTCGGCTATCACCGGGTGCATTTATCCAAGGCGTTCAAGCAGCGGACCGGCCTGTCGCCCAAGCAGTTTTTGCTAAAAATCAGAATGGACAAGGCCCGGGAGCTGCTGGGCAGCATGCTGACGATTGAACAAGTGGCCTCTTCCGTCGGCTTCAATGATGCCTTGTATTTCTCCAAGCAATTCCGCAAAGCTGCCGGTATGCCGCCGAGCGAATACCGGGCCGGACTGAGGAACGGGAACGACAAAGATACAGGAGGATCAAAACTATGA
- a CDS encoding alpha-glucosidase/alpha-galactosidase translates to MSKVTFIGAGSTVFAKNVLGDIMATPALQGFELALYDIDLQRLNDSASMLQNLKKSSGSTCTVSMYTDRKEALRGAKYVVNAIQVGGYDPCTITDFEIPKKYGLRQTIADTVGIGGIFRNLRTIPVMLDFAADIREVCPDALFLNYTNPMAVLTNVMNTYGGVNTIGLCHSVQQCIPGLFDHLGIDKTGVQAKIAGINHMAWLLEVTKDGEDLYPEIKRRAAAKQLEPHYDMVRYEMMLKFGYYITESSEHNAEYHPYFIKRNYPELIERFQIPLDEYPRRCVEQIKDWEQMRGDLVNNQDLTHERSHEYASYILEAMETDVPFKIGGNVMNTGLITNLPREACVEVPCLVDRSGVTPTFVGDLPPQCAALNRTNINTQLLTIEAAMTRKKDHIYHAAMLDPHTAAELSMDDIVNMCDDLIAAHGDWLPKYQ, encoded by the coding sequence ATGTCTAAAGTTACATTTATCGGTGCCGGAAGTACAGTATTCGCCAAAAACGTCCTCGGAGATATCATGGCTACGCCCGCTCTGCAGGGCTTCGAGCTTGCCCTATATGATATCGATCTGCAGCGACTGAATGACTCTGCCAGCATGCTCCAGAATCTGAAGAAAAGCAGCGGCAGCACGTGTACCGTCAGTATGTATACCGACCGCAAGGAGGCGCTGCGCGGTGCCAAATATGTAGTGAATGCCATTCAGGTCGGCGGGTACGATCCTTGTACGATTACGGATTTTGAGATTCCCAAGAAATACGGCTTGCGCCAGACGATTGCAGATACTGTAGGCATTGGCGGCATCTTCCGCAATCTGCGCACCATTCCGGTTATGCTGGATTTTGCAGCGGATATCCGTGAGGTGTGCCCGGATGCGCTGTTCCTGAACTATACGAACCCGATGGCCGTACTGACGAATGTCATGAACACCTACGGCGGCGTGAATACTATTGGACTCTGTCACAGCGTGCAGCAGTGTATCCCTGGATTATTCGACCACCTCGGCATTGACAAGACAGGGGTTCAAGCCAAAATCGCCGGCATCAACCACATGGCCTGGCTGCTTGAAGTCACCAAAGACGGCGAGGACCTGTACCCGGAGATCAAACGGCGTGCGGCCGCGAAGCAGCTTGAGCCTCACTACGACATGGTCCGCTATGAGATGATGCTGAAATTCGGCTACTACATTACCGAGTCCTCCGAGCATAACGCAGAGTATCATCCGTACTTCATCAAGCGGAACTACCCGGAGCTGATCGAACGCTTCCAGATTCCGCTGGACGAATATCCGCGCCGCTGTGTGGAACAGATTAAGGACTGGGAGCAGATGCGCGGAGATCTGGTAAATAATCAGGATCTGACACATGAGCGTTCCCATGAGTATGCCTCCTACATCCTGGAAGCCATGGAGACGGATGTGCCGTTCAAGATCGGCGGGAATGTGATGAACACGGGCCTGATCACCAATCTGCCGCGCGAAGCCTGTGTCGAGGTGCCTTGCCTCGTGGACAGAAGCGGCGTAACGCCAACCTTCGTGGGCGATCTGCCTCCGCAGTGCGCAGCGCTGAACCGGACCAATATCAACACCCAACTCCTGACTATCGAAGCCGCTATGACCCGCAAAAAGGACCATATCTACCACGCCGCCATGCTGGACCCGCATACCGCCGCCGAGCTGTCGATGGACGACATTGTCAACATGTGCGATGATCTGATAGCGGCTCATGGTGACTGGCTGCCGAAGTATCAATAA
- a CDS encoding peptidase G2 autoproteolytic cleavage domain-containing protein: MADEGCNQTASGSCSHAEGNSTTASGFASHAEGFETTASASAAHAEGYQTIAFLDTAHAEGNGTLATAPAAHAEGYKTYAISDAAHAEGGLTVASAPQAHAEGAQTTASGVASHAEGNQSTASGDYAHSEGYLTVASDGAAHAEGFFTQANGLSAHAEGSFTEANANFSHAEGSSTIAGAQNSHAEGNSTVVLEEHFEAHIMGSFGQTLYPGSWHLANGTPGNPDLAAVLQGSTGNLYLQGTVINPGADYAEMFETVDGLPMEPGYFVTTDGERVRRATPADKYILGVVSAKPSVLGDASPLNWKGKYERDEWGRVRYEDREVEAVTDSEGNVLAHAHSVKAAAVNPQFNPSQKYVPRIDRPEWVAVGTMGKLLVRDDGTCQVNGYCLAGENGVATASAEGYRVLARTAPNQIKIYVK, translated from the coding sequence ATGGCAGATGAAGGATGCAATCAGACCGCTTCCGGATCTTGCTCACATGCAGAGGGGAACTCCACTACCGCCAGCGGCTTTGCTTCTCATGCCGAGGGGTTTGAGACCACGGCCAGTGCTTCTGCGGCTCATGCGGAAGGGTACCAGACCATTGCATTTTTGGATACGGCCCATGCCGAAGGAAATGGAACACTTGCCACAGCACCGGCCGCACATGCGGAAGGCTACAAGACCTATGCAATCAGTGACGCTGCCCACGCTGAAGGAGGTTTAACTGTTGCTTCCGCACCTCAAGCTCACGCTGAGGGTGCGCAGACGACAGCTTCGGGTGTGGCTTCACATGCGGAAGGTAATCAGAGCACTGCAAGTGGTGATTACGCCCATTCCGAAGGCTACCTGACTGTAGCTTCTGATGGTGCTGCTCATGCAGAAGGCTTCTTCACTCAGGCCAATGGGCTTTCTGCTCATGCAGAAGGTTCGTTCACTGAGGCGAATGCAAACTTTTCTCATGCAGAAGGTTCTTCTACAATTGCAGGTGCTCAGAACTCTCATGCTGAAGGTAATTCTACAGTTGTTCTTGAAGAACACTTTGAAGCTCACATTATGGGTTCCTTTGGTCAGACGTTATACCCCGGTTCCTGGCACTTAGCCAATGGTACTCCAGGCAATCCTGACCTGGCTGCTGTTCTTCAGGGTTCTACCGGGAATTTATACCTTCAAGGCACCGTAATAAATCCTGGGGCAGATTATGCCGAAATGTTTGAAACGGTGGATGGATTGCCGATGGAGCCGGGTTATTTTGTGACCACCGATGGGGAGCGGGTAAGAAGAGCAACGCCGGCAGACAAATATATCTTGGGCGTGGTCAGTGCAAAGCCCTCTGTCCTTGGCGATGCAAGCCCCTTGAACTGGAAAGGCAAATATGAAAGAGATGAATGGGGCAGGGTTAGATATGAAGATCGGGAAGTAGAGGCCGTGACAGACAGCGAGGGCAATGTTCTCGCACATGCACATTCTGTGAAGGCGGCTGCGGTCAATCCCCAATTCAACCCTTCTCAAAAATATGTGCCGAGGATTGATCGTCCAGAGTGGGTAGCAGTAGGAACCATGGGCAAGCTGCTGGTCCGTGATGATGGAACTTGTCAGGTGAACGGATATTGTCTGGCTGGTGAGAACGGAGTGGCAACCGCTTCTGCAGAAGGCTACCGCGTTCTTGCGAGAACGGCACCTAATCAAATTAAAATTTATGTGAAATAA
- a CDS encoding ABC transporter ATP-binding protein, with the protein MIISLEKVSWRREQTMILHDMNWQVHEGQHWCIVGLNGSGKTTMLNVVNGYIWPTEGQVEVLGHRFGDVDLRELRKRIGWVSTSLQQKLYGHQTALNIILSGKFATIGLYDKTEEQDLKQAEDLLEFLDCSALASRTYDTLSQGQRQKILIARALIANPDLLILDEPCTGLDIFAREQLLQMIEKITKQEGGPTLLYVTHHIEEITACFTHTLLVKKGEIYKADKTTECLKSGVLSDFFDTPVEVQEHHSRRWLTLG; encoded by the coding sequence ATGATTATATCGCTAGAAAAGGTATCCTGGCGGCGTGAGCAGACAATGATTCTGCACGATATGAATTGGCAGGTACATGAGGGACAGCACTGGTGCATAGTCGGTCTGAACGGCTCAGGCAAGACGACCATGCTGAACGTTGTGAACGGCTACATCTGGCCGACAGAGGGACAGGTAGAGGTGCTGGGCCACCGCTTCGGCGATGTGGACCTGAGAGAGCTGCGTAAGCGGATCGGCTGGGTCAGCACCTCTTTGCAGCAGAAGCTGTACGGCCATCAGACGGCACTGAACATCATTCTGAGCGGCAAATTTGCCACGATCGGGCTATACGACAAGACAGAAGAACAGGACCTGAAGCAGGCAGAGGATCTGCTGGAATTCCTGGATTGTTCGGCTTTGGCATCGCGCACATATGATACCTTATCACAGGGACAACGCCAGAAAATTCTTATCGCCAGGGCGCTCATTGCAAATCCTGATCTGCTCATCCTGGACGAGCCTTGTACGGGACTGGATATTTTTGCGCGGGAGCAGCTGCTGCAGATGATCGAGAAGATCACCAAGCAGGAAGGGGGCCCTACCTTGCTGTATGTGACCCATCATATCGAGGAGATTACTGCCTGCTTCACGCATACCCTGCTGGTTAAGAAAGGGGAAATCTACAAAGCGGACAAGACGACGGAGTGTCTGAAATCCGGGGTGCTCAGTGATTTCTTCGATACCCCGGTTGAGGTGCAGGAGCATCATAGCCGGAGATGGCTCACATTGGGGTGA
- the ppsA gene encoding phosphoenolpyruvate synthase produces MESLVLGLKEMDHAPLLLVGGKGLNLGKLSRMEGIHVPEGFCVTTEGYQQATRHNEAYHALLERLIVLQAKDQDPAQIKDISRAIRETIEESEIPPEVAAAVKQRLSRLGDDQAYAVRSSATAEDLPHASFAGLQDTFLNIVGLDAILEHIRKCWASLFTDRAVIYRMQQGYDHRQVYLSVIVQQMVVPQVSGIMFTADPVTNNRKLLSIEAGYGLGEALVSGMVSADVYKVRGENIVEQRITSKKLAVYALPEGGTEIRQLDPEQQEAQTLTEPQIVQLARIGRQIEANFGAPQDIEWCLADDIFFIVQSRPVTTLYPIPDSGDSENRAYISVGHGQMMTDAMKPLGLSFHLMVTPAPMRVAGSRLFVDVTAYLASPARQSIIDTLGKSDPLVKDSLLTILEREDFIPVSPELQPAASPGTSKPGIPAPQEQDPLKSDPAIVTELIKNNEASVGELKQAIQGKSGAEMFDFIRGDMKELKRLLFDPHSTAVFMAAMDASAWLNEHLKEWLGEINAADTLSQSVDNNITSSMGLALLDVADVIRPFPQVTDYLQQHVQDGDFLTGLLAIEGGQAAYAALTEYLGKYGMRCTGEIDITRTRWSENPAILIPMLLSNIRQFAPGAGRQKFQQGLKEVREKEREIIERLQLLQDGDDKVLATRQRIELVRHYIGYREYPKYGMVSRYLVYKKAIMKEADQLVQAGLVHDREDIFYLQFEELYEAVRTGVFDAELIKRRKDEFKFADKLTPPRVITSEGEILSGRYRRKDLPPGALAGLPVSTGVIEGRARVILNMEEAELEEGDILVTSFTDPSWTPLFVSIKGLVTEVGGLMTHGAVIAREYGLPAVVGVENATRRIQDGQRIRVDGSAGFVELL; encoded by the coding sequence ATGGAATCACTCGTTCTCGGATTAAAAGAAATGGACCATGCACCACTGCTGCTGGTTGGCGGAAAGGGGCTGAACCTGGGCAAGCTGTCCCGGATGGAAGGCATCCATGTACCAGAGGGGTTCTGTGTAACAACCGAGGGGTATCAGCAAGCTACCCGGCATAATGAAGCATATCATGCTTTGCTGGAACGGTTAATTGTGTTGCAAGCCAAAGACCAAGACCCGGCACAGATCAAGGACATCAGCAGAGCGATACGCGAGACGATTGAAGAATCCGAGATTCCGCCCGAAGTTGCAGCAGCTGTGAAGCAGCGGCTATCCCGGCTTGGAGACGATCAGGCGTATGCCGTTCGCTCCAGTGCAACGGCAGAGGATCTGCCGCATGCGTCTTTTGCCGGTCTACAGGATACGTTCTTGAATATTGTCGGACTGGACGCCATTCTGGAGCACATCCGCAAATGCTGGGCATCGCTGTTCACGGATCGTGCGGTGATCTACCGCATGCAGCAGGGCTACGATCACAGACAGGTCTATTTATCTGTCATTGTGCAGCAGATGGTCGTCCCGCAGGTCTCAGGTATTATGTTCACTGCCGATCCTGTCACGAATAACCGCAAGCTGCTGTCGATTGAAGCCGGGTACGGTCTGGGGGAAGCGCTCGTCTCGGGCATGGTATCTGCGGATGTCTATAAGGTGCGGGGGGAGAACATCGTAGAGCAGCGGATTACCTCTAAAAAGCTGGCGGTCTACGCGTTACCGGAAGGCGGGACGGAAATCCGGCAGCTTGACCCGGAGCAGCAGGAAGCGCAGACGCTTACGGAACCGCAGATTGTGCAGCTCGCCCGGATCGGGAGACAGATTGAGGCCAATTTCGGAGCTCCGCAGGATATCGAATGGTGCCTGGCCGATGATATCTTCTTTATCGTCCAGAGCCGGCCGGTCACAACGCTATATCCCATCCCTGATTCCGGGGACTCGGAGAACCGTGCTTACATCTCGGTCGGCCATGGGCAAATGATGACAGACGCAATGAAGCCGCTGGGCTTGTCTTTTCACCTGATGGTTACTCCTGCCCCTATGCGGGTAGCCGGTTCCAGACTGTTCGTTGATGTCACCGCTTATTTGGCCTCACCAGCCAGACAGTCGATTATTGATACGCTCGGGAAGTCCGATCCCTTAGTCAAAGATTCGCTGCTGACGATCCTTGAACGCGAGGATTTCATACCCGTATCGCCAGAGCTTCAACCCGCCGCCAGTCCCGGTACAAGCAAACCAGGCATACCCGCTCCCCAGGAGCAAGACCCGCTCAAGTCTGATCCGGCCATCGTTACAGAGCTGATTAAGAATAACGAAGCCTCGGTTGGCGAATTGAAGCAGGCCATTCAAGGAAAATCCGGCGCGGAAATGTTTGATTTTATCCGTGGGGATATGAAGGAACTCAAGCGGCTGTTGTTCGATCCGCACAGTACAGCAGTGTTCATGGCTGCTATGGATGCTTCGGCCTGGCTGAATGAGCACTTGAAGGAATGGCTCGGCGAAATCAACGCAGCAGATACCTTATCGCAATCGGTGGACAACAACATTACCTCATCCATGGGGCTTGCGTTGCTTGATGTGGCCGATGTCATCCGTCCTTTTCCGCAGGTGACCGATTATTTGCAGCAGCACGTTCAAGACGGGGATTTCTTGACCGGACTCCTTGCGATAGAAGGCGGGCAAGCTGCCTATGCAGCGCTGACAGAGTATCTCGGCAAATACGGGATGCGCTGCACCGGGGAAATTGACATTACCCGAACGCGCTGGAGCGAGAACCCGGCGATTCTAATTCCGATGCTTCTCAGCAATATCCGGCAGTTCGCGCCGGGGGCCGGCAGACAGAAGTTCCAGCAGGGACTTAAGGAAGTCCGGGAGAAGGAGCGGGAGATCATAGAACGCTTGCAGCTGCTGCAGGATGGGGACGACAAGGTGCTGGCAACCAGACAACGGATTGAGCTGGTCCGGCATTACATCGGATACCGCGAATATCCGAAATACGGGATGGTCAGCCGCTATCTGGTATACAAAAAAGCCATTATGAAGGAAGCGGACCAGCTCGTTCAAGCAGGCCTTGTTCATGACAGGGAAGATATTTTCTATCTACAATTCGAGGAACTATATGAGGCCGTTCGCACCGGTGTATTCGATGCCGAGCTGATTAAGAGACGCAAGGACGAGTTCAAATTCGCCGACAAGCTTACGCCGCCGCGTGTCATCACCTCAGAGGGGGAAATCCTGTCCGGCCGGTACAGACGGAAGGATCTTCCGCCCGGCGCCCTGGCAGGCCTACCTGTCTCTACAGGTGTAATCGAAGGACGGGCTAGAGTAATCCTTAATATGGAGGAGGCAGAACTGGAAGAAGGAGATATCCTGGTCACCTCATTTACAGACCCCAGCTGGACGCCGCTGTTCGTGTCGATTAAGGGCCTGGTCACCGAGGTCGGCGGGCTGATGACACACGGTGCCGTAATCGCTCGCGAGTATGGCTTGCCGGCAGTGGTAGGTGTTGAAAATGCTACCCGGCGGATTCAGGACGGGCAACGCATTCGTGTAGATGGAAGCGCAGGGTTCGTTGAGCTGCTATAA
- a CDS encoding BNR-4 repeat-containing protein: MKQISKLQKNRNPKSIKHWMLALVMTLLFTAVPAGTGSAAAVLEEVPFPMDSSNQAGWWSPLATYGLGYEYAYLAYNAPGSIPGKHTVAIARRDNDGLWSKLPLMDGTTPAEYLDDLGHNQPSIARDGSGRFHVFASMHSNPWRYYRSDTVGGIPQNHSDELPAGMTVTYPVVTTAPNGDLYLLVRVDKDLAGKREAVLLRWNNADSVWTQVKTIAAHLNRSVYPDDLVFDANGDLHILFEWAYFAASPLRHQLSYLKYSPSTGVFSKADGTPVTAPVSLTTADIVQPMAPSEAYVQSGSDPGGPGVQSAKMTLDSAGHPVIAYRYREEGSTSFAVKQATYGTGGWNLQTVYNAAPTNAAIDVTWSGTAARIYYVKSSGTDRAFMAVNSGGGWTESSLAPGIPVERLAVDRSPKGIDILYLVDVTNLKLYYGRNN, encoded by the coding sequence TTGAAGCAGATCAGTAAGTTACAAAAGAACCGAAACCCGAAATCAATCAAACACTGGATGCTTGCTCTTGTGATGACGCTGCTGTTTACCGCAGTACCTGCGGGGACGGGGAGCGCGGCGGCTGTGCTGGAGGAGGTGCCTTTTCCGATGGATTCCAGTAATCAGGCCGGTTGGTGGTCTCCACTTGCCACTTATGGGCTGGGCTATGAGTATGCTTATCTGGCCTATAATGCTCCGGGGTCTATCCCCGGCAAGCATACGGTAGCTATTGCAAGAAGAGACAACGACGGTCTATGGAGCAAGCTTCCGCTCATGGATGGGACAACGCCGGCGGAATATCTGGATGATCTCGGGCATAACCAGCCTTCTATCGCGAGAGACGGGAGCGGGCGGTTCCACGTCTTTGCTTCGATGCACAGCAATCCCTGGCGCTATTACCGCTCAGATACGGTGGGCGGGATTCCGCAGAACCACTCGGACGAGCTGCCCGCAGGCATGACGGTAACCTATCCGGTAGTGACGACTGCTCCGAATGGAGATCTGTATTTGCTAGTGCGTGTCGATAAAGACCTGGCTGGCAAAAGAGAGGCTGTTCTGCTGCGCTGGAACAATGCCGACTCCGTATGGACTCAGGTCAAGACCATTGCGGCGCATCTGAACCGGTCTGTCTATCCGGATGACCTGGTCTTTGATGCGAACGGCGATCTGCATATCTTGTTCGAGTGGGCGTATTTTGCCGCCAGCCCGCTGCGCCATCAGTTGTCCTATCTGAAGTACAGCCCGTCCACGGGCGTATTCAGCAAAGCAGACGGAACTCCGGTTACAGCGCCGGTCTCGCTGACTACGGCAGATATTGTGCAGCCTATGGCGCCAAGCGAAGCCTATGTGCAGAGCGGCAGCGATCCCGGTGGTCCGGGAGTACAGAGTGCCAAGATGACGCTTGACTCTGCGGGGCATCCGGTCATTGCTTACCGTTACCGTGAGGAGGGCAGCACCAGCTTTGCTGTGAAGCAGGCGACTTACGGTACAGGAGGCTGGAACTTGCAGACCGTCTATAACGCAGCTCCAACCAACGCGGCGATCGATGTGACCTGGTCCGGTACAGCTGCCAGAATCTATTATGTCAAAAGCAGCGGTACAGACCGTGCATTCATGGCAGTGAATAGCGGCGGAGGCTGGACCGAGAGCTCGCTTGCACCGGGTATTCCGGTTGAACGGCTGGCGGTAGACCGTAGTCCAAAGGGCATCGACATCTTGTATCTGGTAGATGTAACGAATCTGAAGCTCTACTACGGACGAAATAACTAG